Proteins encoded together in one Urocitellus parryii isolate mUroPar1 chromosome 3, mUroPar1.hap1, whole genome shotgun sequence window:
- the Tril gene encoding TLR4 interactor with leucine rich repeats codes for MEAVRAVRFLFLVCGCLALPPRAEPVCPERCDCQHPQHLLCTNRGLRAVPKTSSLPSPQDVLTYSLGGNFITNITAFDFHRLGQLRRLDLQYNQIRSLHPKTFEKLSRLEELYLGNNLLQALTPGTLAPLRKLRILYANGNEIGRLSRGSFDGLESLVKLRLDGNALGALPDAVFAPLGNLLYLHLESNRIRFLGKNAFSQLGKLRFLNLSTNELQPSLRHAATFAPLRSLSTLILSANSLQHLGPRVFQHLPRLGLLSLRSNQLTHLAPEAFWGLEALRELRLEGNRLNQLPLALLEPLHSLEALDLSSNELSALHPATFGHLGRLRELSLRDNALSALSGDIFAASPALYRLDLDGNGWTCDCRLRGLKRWMGDWHAQGRLLTVFVQCRYPPALRGKYLDYLDDQQLLNGSCVDPSASPTANSRRLTQPTAAGEKMTSPADGLLEEQEQPQPQPQPQPQQRGRFLGEVAWDVAARELIGNRSSLRLSRRGPGLQHQSPSAAAAAVDPPPQPLDLQEKPSLGRPTLPEPIHAEPTPTQPTSAQPAAGDPWQRAAKQRLAAEQQEGASQFQGSGVSLPPMVSDPCDFNKFILCNLTVETVGADSASVRWAVREHRSPRPLGGARFRLLFDRFGQQPKFHRFVYLPERSDSATLRELRGDTPYLVCVEGVLGGRVCPVAPRDHCAGLVTLPEAGKRSGVDYQLLTLALLAVNALLVLLALAVWASRWLRRKLRARRKGGAPVHVRHMYSTRRPLRSMGTGVSADFSGFQSHRPRTTVCALSEADLIEFPCDRFMDSTGGGAGGSLRREDHLLQRFAD; via the coding sequence ATGGAGGCTGTCCGCGCCGTGCGCTTCCTGTTCCTGGTGTGTGGTTGCCTTGCGCTCCCGCCACGGGCCGAGCCGGTGTGCCCCGAGCGCTGCGACTGCCAGCACCCCCAGCACCTCTTATGCACCAACAGGGGGCTCCGCGCCGTGCCCAAGACTAGCTCGCTGCCTAGCCCCCAGGACGTGCTCACCTACAGCCTTGGAGGCAACTTTATAACTAATATCACAGCCTTCGACTTTCACCGTCTGGGGCAGCTCAGAAGGCTGGATTTGCAGTACAACCAGATCCGCTCTCTGCACCCCAAGACCTTCGAGAAGCTCTCACGGCTGGAAGAGCTCTACCTAGGGAATAACCTCCTGCAGGCGCTCACACCGGGCACATTGGCTCCGCTGCGCAAGCTGCGTATCCTGTACGCCAACGGGAACGAGATCGGCCGCTTAAGCCGTGGCTCTTTCGACGGCCTGGAGAGTCTGGTCAAGCTGCGGCTGGACGGGAATGCCCTAGGGGCGCTACCGGACGCAGTCTTCGCCCCTTTGGGAAACCTGCTCTACCTGCATCTGGAGTCCAACCGGATCCGCTTTCTGGGCAAGAACGCCTTCTCCCAGCTGGGCAAACTGCGCTTCCTCAACCTCTCTACCAACGAACTGCAGCCCTCCCTGCGCCACGCAGCTACCTTCGCACCGCTGCGCTCCCTCTCCACTCTCATACTCTCAGCCAACAGCCTGCAACACCTCGGCCCGCGTGTCTTCCAGCACCTGCCACGCCTGGGCCTACTCTCTCTCAGGAGCAACCAACTTACTCACCTGGCACCAGAGGCCTTTTGGGGGTTGGAGGCCCTGCGAGAGCTGCGCCTAGAGGGCAATCGTCTGAACCAGCTTCCCTTGGCGCTGCTGGAACCTTTGCATAGCCTGGAGGCCCTGGACCTCAGCAGCAATGAGTTGTCTGCCCTGCATCCCGCCACGTTTGGTCACCTGGGCCGACTGCGCGAGCTCAGCCTGCGTGACAACGCGCTCAGTGCCCTCTCAGGGGATATCTTCGCTGCCAGCCCGGCCCTCTACCGGCTGGATCTAGACGGCAACGGCTGGACCTGCGACTGCCGGTTGCGGGGCCTGAAGCGCTGGATGGGTgactggcatgcacaaggccggCTCCTCACCGTTTTTGTGCAGTGTCGCTATCCCCCTGCCCTTCGGGGCAAGTACCTGGATTACCTGGATGATCAGCAGCTGCTGAACGGGTCTTGCGTGGATCCGTCCGCTTCCCCAACCGCCAATAGTAGGCGACTGACCCAGCCCACAGCCGCGGGGGAAAAAATGACTTCCCCTGCAGATGGTCTCCTGGAAGAGCAGGAGCAGCCGCAGCcgcagccacagccacagccccagcagcGGGGTAGATTTCTAGGTGAGGTTGCCTGGGATGTGGCCGCCAGGGAGCTCATAGGTAACCGAAGCTCTCTAAGATTGAGCCGACGGGGTCCCGGCCTCCAGCATCAGAgcccttctgctgctgctgctgctgtggacCCCCCTCCACAGCCCCTGGACCTGCAAGAGAAGCCTAGTCTGGGACGTCCGACCCTGCCTGAGCCCATCCACGCGGAGCCCACACCAACCCAGCCCACTTCTGCACAACCGGCCGCCGGTGACCCCTGGCAGCGCGCAGCGAAGCAACGCCTGGCCGCAGAGCAGCAGGAGGGCGCCTCCCAGTTCCAAGGCAGTGGGGTGAGCTTGCCGCCTATGGTATCTGACCCGTGTGACTTTAACAAATTCATCCTATGCAACCTGACAGTGGAGACAGTAGGCGCGGACAGTGCCTCGGTTCGCTGGGCCGTGCGTGAGCACCGCAGCCCCCGGCCGCTGGGCGGCGCGCGCTTTCGTCTGCTTTTCGACCGCTTTGGCCAGCAGCCCAAGTTCCACCGCTTCGTCTACTTGCCAGAGCGCAGCGACTCGGCCACGCTGCGCGAGCTACGCGGGGACACCCCCTACCTGGTGTGCGTGGAGGGAGTGCTTGGGGGTAGAGTTTGCCCTGTGGCCCCCCGGGACCACTGTGCAGGGTTGGTCACCCTGCCAGAGGCAGGGAAGCGGAGTGGCGTCGACTATCAGCTGCTGACCTTGGCCCTCCTGGCAGTCAACGCACTACTGGTGCTCTTGGCCTTGGCCGTCTGGGCGTCTCGCTGGCTGCGGAGGAAGCTTCGGGCCAGGCGGAAGGGTGGAGCCCCTGTCCATGTTCGCCACATGTACTCCACCCGACGGCCCCTGCGCTCCATGGGCACTGGTGTGTCGGCAGACTTCTCGGGATTCCAATCTCACCGGCCACGCACCACCGTGTGTGCACTCAGTGAAGCGGACCTTATCGAGTTCCCCTGTGACCGATTCATGGACAGCACAGGTGGTGGTGCAGGAGGCAgcctgaggcgggaggatcacctTCTGCAACGATTTGCTGACTAG